A single Lolium perenne isolate Kyuss_39 chromosome 6, Kyuss_2.0, whole genome shotgun sequence DNA region contains:
- the LOC127310076 gene encoding protein FAR1-RELATED SEQUENCE 5-like — protein sequence MQSKSKPTTRAEGSKNSEQSNTAANANTEQCKTGANSNPEHSKHVNPEQSNIGASADTEATSGHTLSSDDSAGDDDEEVQSTPCSQTEIQTPFPGMKFDTWEEAKMHYNKYAHKIGFSIKCSTSKNSTLDGQKDKQLFVCNKSGKNEDINQLEAPPVRQRNRTITKKTDCKARLRVKRKGQKWHVTYFIEEHNHKLVQKFSLKKYLRSHKGIPKEEKDFVRMLHKVNLSAGRIMRIMGEVYGGLANVPYDSKDLSNFMATIDEEHKHKDMSILLAHFAKMKKEDPDFYFNLHTDHADKVDRIFWVDGAAIAAYKNYSDCLSFDSTYMTNEYNMPFAPFIGINRYGQTIQLGCGFLKNENVESFVWLFEEFLEAMGGLQPDNFITDQDAAMRTAILQCFPDCTHRNCRWHIMQNAQAVLGNFLSKHEDLRQELNEVIDYSMSIEEFEMRWAEMIMKHNVSDNTHLSDLYHLRATFVPAYFKERFFPFLQTTARSEGFNAVLKRYISPHNSLHNFFEQYLKLQEKIDVAEDSVEFKDEDKIFRLWGDYPLEQQALDVYTHPIYLRFRAELRKVTSYNVQHVDGQNFDVMPIKQYVYGYGKNRYRVEANMETETYNCECCKFNRDGLLCCHIFRVMIQLGATEYIPEKYILRRWRMLEDTIVEEKMELPKVPSERKPTNKERQLIRYGTLCNEYTRVAKIASTSDKGKAVADKYMLALEKDLLAMKAAESAKRKNKKKGNATQDEAPDVGNVGHSGQGSSTKFDHVEDPEYVSKQGRPAEKRKQSGLHLKASKPVKCSLCGSNQHTAASCKNKITPVPEQTEIDFFRNMV from the coding sequence ATGCAAAGCAAAAGTAAACCAACAACCAGAGCAGAAGGATCGAAAAATTCAGAGCAAAGCAATACCGCAGCAAATGCAAATACAGAGCAATGCAAAACAGGAGCCAATTCAAATCCAGAACATAGCAAGCATGTAAATCCAGAGCAGAGCAACATAGGTGCTTCTGCTGACACGGAAGCTACATCCGGTCACACACTGTCAAGTGATGATTCagcaggtgatgatgatgaagaagttcAGTCGACACCGTGCAGTCAAACTGAAATCCAAACACCTTTCCCAGGGATGAAATTTGATACATGGGAGGAGGCAAAGATGCACTACAACAAATACGCCCATAAGATTGGATTTTCCATCAAATGTAGTACATCGAAGAACTCGACTCTTGATGGCCAGAAGGACAAGCAATTGTTTGTTTGTAACAAGAGTGGGAAAAATGAGGACATTAATCAGCTAGAAGCTCCACCGGTTCGGCAGAGGAACCGTACCATCACTAAGAAAACTGATTGCAAGGCTAGGTTGAGAGTAAAGAGGAAAGGGCAGAAGTGGCATGTGACATACTTCATAGAAGAGCATAATCACAAATTGGTTCAGAAGTTCTCCCTGAAAAAGTACTTGAGGTCTCATAAAGGGATTCCCAAGGAAGAGAAGGATTTTGTTAGGATGTTGCACAAGGTAAACCTGTCAGCTGGTAGGATTATGAGGATAATGGGAGAAGTGTATGGCGGGCTAGCTAATGTACCGTATGACAGCAAAGATCTGAGCAACTTCATGGCTACCATTGATGAAGAACATAAGCACAAGGACATGTCAATTTTGCTTGCTCATTTTGCGAAAATGAAGAAGGAAGATCCAGACTTCTACTTCAATCTACATACAGACCATGCTGACAAGGTTGACCGCATCTTCTGGGTTGATGGTGCTGCAATAGCGGCTTACAAAAACTACAGTGACTGCCTCTCATTTGACAGTACCTACATGACAAATGAGTACAACATGCCGTTTGCTCCTTTCATAGGTATCAACCGGTACGGCCAAACTATACAGCTAGGCTGTGGTTTTCTAAAGAATGAAAACGTGGAAAGTTTTGTTTGGTTGTTTGAGGAATTTCTTGAAGCTATGGGTGGACTACAACCAGATAATTTCATAACCGACCAAGATGCTGCTATGAGAACTGCAATTCTTCAATGTTTTCCAGATTGCACACACAGAAACTGTAGGTGGCACATCATGCAAAATGCACAGGCTGTGTTGGGTAATTTCTTGTCTAAACATGAGGACCTAAGGCAGGAACTGAATGAAGTAATAGACTACAGCATGTCAATTGAAGAGTTTGAAATGAGGTGGGCAGAGATGATTATGAAACACAATGTATCTGACAACACTCATCTGAGTGATCTATATCATCTTAGAGCCACATTTGTCCCAGCATATTTCAAGGAACGCTTCTTCCCTTTCCTACAAACTACTGCTAGGAGTGAGGGGTTCAATGCAGTGTTGAAAAGATATATTAGCCCACACAACAGCCTACACAATTTTTTCGAACAGTACTTGAAGTTGCAAGAGAAAATTGATGTTGCAGAGGATTCAGTTGAATTTAAGGATGAAGACAAGATTTTCAGGCTATGGGGTGATTATCCATTAGAACAACAAGCTTTGGATGTGTATACGCACCCCATCTACCTGCGTTTCCGAGCAGAACTGCGGAAAGTTACGTCCTACAATGTCCAGCATGTTGATGGCCAAAATTTTGATGTTATGCCAATTAAACAATATGTTTACGGATATGGTAAGAACAGATATAGGGTTGAGGCTAACATGGAGACTGAAACTTACAACTGCGAGTGTTGCAAGTTTAACAGAGATGGTTTGCTATGTTGCCATATTTTTAGAGTTATGATACAGTTGGGTGCTACTGAGTATATTCCAGAAAAATACATACTGCGAAGGTGGAGAATGCTTGAAGATACAATAGTTGAGGAGAAGATGGAATTGCCAAAAGTCCCATCAGAAAGGAAGCCAACTAACAAAGAGAGGCAGCTTATACGTTATGGTACTCTGTGTAATGAGTACACTAGAGTCGCTAAAATAGCATCAACTTCTGATAAAGGGAAGGCAGTAGCAGACAAATACATGCTAGCTTTGGAGAAAGACTTGTTAGCAATGAAAGCTGCAGAGTCTGCAAAgcggaaaaataaaaagaaaggtaATGCAACTCAAGATGAGGCACCAGATGTAGGCAATGTTGGTCATTCTGGGCAAGGTAGCTCTACAAAATTTGATCATGTTGAAGATCCAGAGTATGTTTCAAAACAAGGTCGACCAGCAGAAAAAAGGAAACAATCAGGGTTGCATTTGAAGGCTTCTAAACCTGTGAAGTGCAGTCTCTGCGGGTCTAATCAGCACACTGCAGCTTCATGCAAAAACAAGATAACCCCAGTACCGGAGCAAACAGAAATAGACTTCTTCCGTAACATGGTCTAG